ACATTAGGGCATTTCACTTTACCCATCCAACCATCGCAGATATTGTTATTATGCCAACACGGAAGAGTGCGGCTTAGAATAGTTAGAAAATTTAATCACGGTCAAATGTTTAGGAAGCGATTAGGGCACAATTTAAACCCGGGCCGCCTTACTCCAGAGGCTCTTTACGCTGCCTGGTTTGGGATCGAGCTGTCAGAATGTCATTTCATAAAATGTGTTGAAAAGGATCGGTATTCCGATTGCGGTGGGTTTCAGAAGCATAGGTAAAACTAAATGTTTGCGAAGTGTGCGACTATCTTTCCAAATTTATACCCAGGCTCAggtaatttcacttttaaaataactaaacagAAACCAGTGTCTCTCCTTGCATCCTCTGTGAAAGGTCCCGGACTGAAAGAGTTTGCTCCTCTCAATTCTGTAGCAAGGCACCCTGCAACTCTCCTGCTCGCCTCTAGGTCCTGGTGACCGAAACGTCCTGGGCTGGGAACGTCTATAACAGGTGGGGGCGAATCGGAGGCGTCAACTCCAGCGCAGGGCTCCTCCGGCTGTAACTGGATGATATCCAGTAAAATATGGCAATTTTGTTCCAAGGCATGCCCAAAAAAGGAGTGGGGAAAGAAGCACGGCAACCCCCACCTTCGTTGAACACGCTCTTCCAGGGGCGGCCTGCCTGCAGCAGAGCTCCAAAATTGGCAACCTGGGCTTCGCaatcgcttttttttttttttttagcttacaTTCCCCAAAGGAGGGAAGAGGTGGGTGACTAAAAATGCAAATTGGAGCGCGGCGTAAGCAGGCAGGCCCTCGGGTGCGGGGAGTCTAGGAAAGGGAGACCCCCTGCGACCTCAGGTGCCCTCCGTTACATTTGCGATGGGTGCAGAGCGCCAGAAGGGGCGCTCGGAACGTCGCTCCCCGCCGAGCCACTGCCGCCGCTTCCGCCCCCCTGGCGGCTGCCGGACTGCCAGCGGCCTCTTTTCCGCCgggggggtcagggaggggaaGCCGGCTTAGAGTCCGCGCCTTCCGGCCTCtgccaaccccccaccccccactcccagagCCTCTGCCGCAACACACAGGTGGTTTTCCGCTCGGGAGAGGGAGGCCTCGGCACTTTTATGTAACAATAGAACTCTGCGCGCCGAGACTGCGCCTCCCAGTcgctgaggccctggccaggccacGCCTCCATCCGGCAGGCCCCTAGTCGGCCCCTAGCCCGCCCGCCAGCCCTGCACCCGGGCGCCCAGGCTAATCGCTGCTTGCAGGCATGGCCAACAACTCCTCTTTTACCTGCTGGTTCTGCAGAGCTATGGAGACTTTCCTCTGGACTCCCAGCACTCCTTGGGAGCCAGGGGGTCTCGCCATGCACTCCCCTCATCCTCCCTGGGGCAGCTACGGAGCCCACAGGCCCACATTCAGTCCCCCACCCTTCATCGGGGTTGCCCAACGGCCCGCGCCCACTTAGCTAGGAACGGGGGTGGCGGGTGGCTGGCAGTGAGTGCAACGCGCAGATGCGACTGTTGCTCCGCACCGGGCCAGTGAAAAAGCGGAGGGTGCTGCTTCTCGGGTTCGgaagaggggggtgggagggaaggcgCTCCTCTGTGACTTGCCTGCCTGTCTACAGTAACCCAGTCGCTGAGCCCGTCTGAGCTCTGCAACCTGTAGGCCTTGCGGGAGGACTGCCCCGAGCCTCAACAGTGGTGGGGACATCCCGAAAGCTCCACGCTCCCCGTGCACCTCGCCCAGGTAGCCCCGCCAGGCCGGCTCCTTCGGAAGCCGAGCTTACTGCTCAGAAATGATTGATGAGCGCGACCCCCACCCTTACGGCGCGCCGTCGGTGATGGGCGGGGGTGCTTGGATCCCGGGAACAAGGGGTCCTATTGCCCCACGCCGCTGGAGCAAAATAGCAACCGACTGCCCAACGAGTTTGTTTCTGCAGTCTCcaccattgtttaaaaaaaaaaatcgaaacGCTATTGTAAGAAAAAGCTTCATTCCTATtatctgaacatttaaaaaaattgtttgcttgctttaaaatgtttcaatgaaATCCTGTTTTGTCTTTCCAAAGATGTTGGATTAGCGTTTAACACTTCATCGGTCATCAAAGCCCAGGCAGTCAGTAGCCCCAACACAGCCTCAGCTAAAAGAACATCAGAGCAAACAGAGTTGGGCTTTTTAAACTGGCAAAACAAATGTCACCCGCCTGAAGGGGAGCGGGGGAGAGGGTTAAAGCGAACTCCAGTCCAAACgagtttaaagggaaaaaaaggaaaaaagtcattaCAAGTTTTCCCAAAGCTAGCTTGAGAGCACAGGCGTCACGAACAAGGGCTTTTGTGCCTGCTAATTGCAGCATTTGTGCGCAAAAGTTCCGACGCAAAGTGTGAACTCTCAACAGAAGGAAATATGAGACAACTGAAGTGCCCTGGTTTATGTGCCCTGCTCCTCCGCcgcctcctcttctttctccttcctccagcctAGCCTGCTGTTGCAGCTTGTTTGCACTGGGGCTTATCCGGAGCGGAAATTCCTTTCCGTTTTTGTGAATGACAAACTCATTAACAATTCATCAACACAACCTGTTCCAGCCGGCCCGTCTCCAAGGCAACAGCCCCTTCCGCAGCGCGTTCATTGGCTGGCTAGGAGAATGTATCCATTGAGACGCTCGCTGTTTGTATCCATTGAGGAGCTGCCTCGCGCAGGGGGTGTGCGACAACTGAGTCCTAGGGAGAGTGAGCAAATCGAGGCTTGAATAATCCAAGGAGAAAAGACGCTCGGGTGGATTTGAGGTGCAGCCTTGGAGGGAGGGATTAGGAGCTGCTggacttttttctctccctcttctctctgtagCTCGGAGTCCGAATTAATTGGATTTCATTCACAGGGAGAGACAAAACTGTCTGGCCAGCTTCATTCAGAGCGATTCATTGAACCTGAGAGCGAGCGGCTGCAGCCGGGTGCAGAGGGAACCGCGGGCTTCACTTCAGTCTCGCCTTTCCCAACCTCTAACACGGTTTGGGAAGAGCGAGGTGGAATTCAACCCCGCTCCGTGAGCGGCGGCTTCGCGCGGCGTCCTCGGCCTATGCCTGCCCCGAGGGGCGTCTGCTAGGCACCCCACCCTCTCTCGCAGCTCGACCCCCATGATAGATACGCTCAGACCCGTGCCATTCGCGTCGGAAATGGCGATCAGCAAGACGGTGGCGTGGCTCAACGAGCAGCTGGAGCTGGGCAACGAGCGGCTGCTGCTGATGGACTGCCGGCCGCAGGAGCTGTACGAGTCGTCACACATCGAGTCAGCCATAAACGTGGCCATCCCAGGCATCATGCTGCGGCGCCTGCAGAAGGGCAACCTCCCGGTGCGCGCGCTGTTCACGCGTGGCGAGGACCGAGACCGCTTCACCCGGCGCTGCGGCACAGACACAGTGGTGCTGTACGACGAGAGTAGCAGCGACTGGAACGAGAACACTGGCAGCGAGTCGGTGCTAGGACTCCTGCTAAAGAAGCTCAAGGACGAGGGCTGTCGGGCGTTCTACCTGGAAGGTATGTGCCGGGGGAGCCCCGCGCGCGCgcggctgggctgggggtgcggtGCTGCGGTGCTGACTGCCGGCTGGGCACGCGGACTGCAAGTGTCCTTGCGAGCCTGGCTGGTGCTTCTGAGACAGACTTCCCGGTCAGCGGCTGTCCACTGGCTCCCGGCTGCGAACCTCGCGCGTCCGCTACGGGCCAGCCAGCCGGGCCGGCGCAGAATCCACCCGTTTCCGGGCCGCAGCCACCCGCCGGTTGTAATTAGTTTTTCGTACCCGGAATGCCCTCcacttttccttgttttctactGTTTGATTTTGGGTTAAGATTTGCAGGACAGGTGAGGTCGTTGACTGCAGATTGGCATCCCTAGCCCCTCAAAATGTTCAGCAAAGTTGCCATTTTGTGCATTTCCGGATTCAAAAGAATAAAGGTTCCCAGGGGAGGCGGGCCCGTTCGTTCCACTCCCAGGGgtgtttttaagtgtttttattacATCTGGCTCTGTGTATAGGGAGTTCGTAAGGTGCTGTGGTGTTTCCTGCGCCTTGCTGCGGCTCTCAAAGCTGTGAAAACTACTACGGGATCTCGGGTTACATGATTGCTTTTCTCGTCCTGGCAGGTGGCTTCAGTAAGTTCCAAGCCGAATTCGCCCTGCGCTGTGAGACCAATCTAGACGGCTCGTGTAGCAGCAGCTCGCCGCCGTTGCCAGTGCTAGGGCTTGGGGGCCTGCGGATCAGCTCCGACTCCTCTGACATTGAGTCTGACCTTGACCGAGACCCCAATAGTGCAACGGACTCGGATGGCAGCCCGCTGTCCAACAGCCAGCCTTCTTTCCCCGTGGAGATCTTGCCTTTCCTTTACTTGGGCTGTGCCAAGGACTCCACCAACCTGGACGTGTTGGAGGAATTCGGCATCAAGTACATCTTGAACGTCACCCCCAATCTGCCGAATCTCTTCGAGAACGCTGGAGAGTTTAAATACAAGCAGATCCCCATCTCGGATCACTGGAGCCAAAAcctgtcccagtttttccctgaGGCCATTTCTTTCATAGGTGAGACTAATTAACAGTACTCAACAGacttttaaatgcaaaatttttAGCCATTCATAGAGTTTTAagcttttaatctttttttgctGCCTGCTAATTTGTTAAAATACAGGTTTCTAATGTTTTGAaggctttttaaattgatttatcttgcaaagggaaaaaacacTTTTTGATAAGACTGCTGACCACAGGTGTATTTGAAATTCTGTTTCTTGACTTTTAGAATTAAGTCATTTGAAAAGGGGAGGGCTCATAATCAGACAACAGAATTTTCCACAATCTTTGGGATGGGGCAGTTCTAGTTAGAAGTACTTCTAGcattgctttataattttaaaagacctGGGAGTTATTTTAGGACATCAAATTAGTTGTTGGAAAGCCCTATTAATGCTAGATGTTGTAATCCGGTTGAATGTTACTGTGATACCGGTTAACTGTGAGACAGTGAGGGTAACCTGAGCCCAGCAGGAAGGACTGTGGGCTGGAAGCCTGGAGAAGCGAATCTCCAGCCATTGTAAT
The sequence above is a segment of the Phyllostomus discolor isolate MPI-MPIP mPhyDis1 chromosome 2, mPhyDis1.pri.v3, whole genome shotgun sequence genome. Coding sequences within it:
- the DUSP6 gene encoding dual specificity protein phosphatase 6 — protein: MIDTLRPVPFASEMAISKTVAWLNEQLELGNERLLLMDCRPQELYESSHIESAINVAIPGIMLRRLQKGNLPVRALFTRGEDRDRFTRRCGTDTVVLYDESSSDWNENTGSESVLGLLLKKLKDEGCRAFYLEGGFSKFQAEFALRCETNLDGSCSSSSPPLPVLGLGGLRISSDSSDIESDLDRDPNSATDSDGSPLSNSQPSFPVEILPFLYLGCAKDSTNLDVLEEFGIKYILNVTPNLPNLFENAGEFKYKQIPISDHWSQNLSQFFPEAISFIDEARGKNCGVLVHCLAGISRSVTVTVAYLMQKLNLSMNDAYDIVKMKKSNISPNFNFMGQLLDFERTLGLSSPCDNRVPAQQLYFTTPSNQNVYQVDSLQST